TGCTAAAAGACATAGAACAAAGCTGTAATAAAGCTATAAATGATTGATGCATAGAACGTAAACACTCTTTACTAAATGTGTCCCTTAAAAGAAAAGATTACAAACTCACTCTAAACCTAAGACCCAATAAATTTTCCTCAAATACATTATCGGATCAAATAAGTAACAACTGAATTCGTGCACGAACTTGGTCTTCTGTTACCTTTTTTCAGTATCCATTGGAAGGTCGGAATACTGTATAGCCATTGATGCCGCATGCCAGATTTGAATAATCTTGGTTGTAGTATGGGTAACTGTCAACATCTGTATTCCTCATCCCGAGTAAAGATGGATCAGAAGAAGGCGTTGGCCACTGGGTTGGGACTAATCCATCAATTTGTCCATTGGCGTAAGGTAGGGGGTTAGCATGCGGAATAAATTCCCTCAGGGTATCGAAATGGTTGTCTGAGGAAGTACTGTAACCTTGTCGGAATCCATCATCATTGAAACTGTGCGCTCGGTCAAACCTGCATGCGCCATTCGAGGATCCCATCTCACCCGACATGCCCAAATTGGAAGGAAAAGAAAATTGCCGGTGAAATAAATGTGAACAGTTGCCAAGAGAACGGAACCCTGTTCCTACCCTAACTGCTCTCCCAACATTGTTTTCTTCATCAAGCAAGTCGTTGATTATATCAAGGTGTGGAAACTCATCTGCCAATACACCTTGGGAATGATATCCAGATGTACATGCAGGAAGCTCAGCAAAGACGTGTTCCTGGGTTTCATTACGTTCGGACTTGTACAGGTCAAGATTTTGGATCTCACTAAGCAATGAAGGATCAGAGTGCGTACTTCTACTGCCATCCCTTAGAGAACTCTCCAACCATTGAGGTGCATTTGGCAAGGTATCTCTAGTTACCATGGCAAATGGAAAGCCCGACTGGACAGAATTTGGCTCTATCCTATCGGGGCTATTGGGTATATAAACCGGTGCAGATACCAAGGCAGGTGGTTGTGAGTATGCTGGCAGTGAATTCACTCCTGAGCTACGGGAGTTGGGATGAGTGAAACCAGCTGAGCTAGAAGAAACATGGTTACCCATTATTGCATTTCTGTAAGACTGAGGAACATAACTAGTAGCTGGTGACGGGTCAGGACCTAAACGACCAGCTGCACTAACGGAACGAGCAAGAAAAGGAGTAGTTTGAACCGTAGAAACAAGAGTTGTTGGCCTAGGACCAGGAACTAGAGGAGCACTTGAGGGCCTTGACATGACAGATACTTGTGAGGTCATTAGTTTTTCTGTTGGTTTTGGAGCTGCAGCCTTCTGAATCTCGGATTTTGATATACCGGCCATTTGGAATGATGTACTTGAAGATGCAGGTTGATCACTTTGTTGCAAGCTGTTTGTCGTTGCCTTCCTAACTGGCATAGAATCCAAATTGCCAGCATTCCTGTACTCTGACTTGAACTGCACAGTAGGTGACAGATTTCTCGGAAGGCCACTCGGAGAGGATGGCATAGCAGCCGTCTTCTCTTTAGGTCTTTCTAAATCAACTTCTTCCTATTACATTGAGAAGATAAATAGCAATCATATGCAACTGTAGAAGTAACAAATGAAAACAGAAAAAATTAAGAGCTTAATGAGATGGAACGGAAATATAGCAATATATTACCTTTTTAACAGAATCCTGCTCAACCCACTTTGTCTGATCCGGCAAGGAGGAAACAGTAGCTACAGACTCGGATTCACCAGCCTTGCTACTTTCAGAAACATCATTGCGCTCCCCCACATCTAGTGTAGGACAAGAAGGCCGACTATTAGTTTCGACAGTCCAACCACCGCCATCGGTTGATGTTTTCCTTCGCTGATCCTTTCCTCTACAAAATTGAAGAGCCGTATGAGATAAAATACATTGTCTTCGCATCCAGACACATGGAAGAAACCTAAGCAACACTTTACCGGTTTggtgattttttattttggttgttTGAAAATGAGTTCCCTTTGTAGTGCCCATTCATTACCACTGATCGTACTGAATCTGTTGAACACGTTGATGAACTATCATCCATTATAAATGTGCTCCTTCTATCAGCTACTCCATTCCGTACACATGGTAGACCATTTATGCCACTACTACTGGCTTCTGTGGGAGGATGAATTTCCGATGTATCTGTATCCCAGTTGACAGGACTAGCATCTCTGTCTTCTGAATCGGGCTGCAGAACTTCAGTGGCACCGTCCACCGAGTCAGAAACATCAGAAACATCACCCAGCACATCATTCTTTTCAGGCACATGCTGCAACTCCGCCATTATACGGACTTCCTTTTCATGATCCAGGTGGTTTTCTGATTGCTTCTCCTCTACTGCTACAATAACCTTCTCCCTCCCTTTATCTTTGCTTTTACGATTATTCCGCTTTTGCTTAGCCTACATAAGGAGAAAATATGTCGCATTCAGGAGGAAAAAAGTCTGTGCAATC
This window of the Gossypium hirsutum isolate 1008001.06 chromosome A09, Gossypium_hirsutum_v2.1, whole genome shotgun sequence genome carries:
- the LOC107928533 gene encoding TNF receptor-associated factor homolog 1a, with the protein product MAGIASEDCGVGRYAEGISSGQHCQTGEALAEWQSSEQVENGTPSTSLLYWDSDDGNDGGPKPSELYGKYTWKIEKFSQINKRELRSNAFEVGGYKWYILIYPQGCDVCNHISLFLCVANHDKLLPGWSHFAQFTIAVVNKDPKKSKYSDTLHRFWKKEHDWGWKKFMELSKVYDGFIESDTLIIKAQVQVIREKADRPFRCLDCQYRRELVRVYLANVEQICRRFLDDRRSNLGKFIEDKAKWSSFCTFWSGIDQNSRRRMSREKKDMILKVVVKHFFIEKEVTSTLVMDSLYSGLKALEGQNKGKKAKSKLLDTEEMPAPIVRVEKDMFVLVDDVLLLLERAALEPLPPKDEKGPQNRTKDGNSGDDFNKDSIERDERHLTELGRRTVEIFVLAHIFSNKIEVAYQEAVALQRQEELIREEAAWLAESEQKTKRGASEKEKKAKKKQAKQKRNNRKSKDKGREKVIVAVEEKQSENHLDHEKEVRIMAELQHVPEKNDVLGDVSDVSDSVDGATEVLQPDSEDRDASPVNWDTDTSEIHPPTEASSSGINGLPCVRNGVADRRSTFIMDDSSSTCSTDSVRSVVMNGHYKGNSFSNNQNKKSPNRGKDQRRKTSTDGGGWTVETNSRPSCPTLDVGERNDVSESSKAGESESVATVSSLPDQTKWVEQDSVKKEEVDLERPKEKTAAMPSSPSGLPRNLSPTVQFKSEYRNAGNLDSMPVRKATTNSLQQSDQPASSSTSFQMAGISKSEIQKAAAPKPTEKLMTSQVSVMSRPSSAPLVPGPRPTTLVSTVQTTPFLARSVSAAGRLGPDPSPATSYVPQSYRNAIMGNHVSSSSAGFTHPNSRSSGVNSLPAYSQPPALVSAPVYIPNSPDRIEPNSVQSGFPFAMVTRDTLPNAPQWLESSLRDGSRSTHSDPSLLSEIQNLDLYKSERNETQEHVFAELPACTSGYHSQGVLADEFPHLDIINDLLDEENNVGRAVRVGTGFRSLGNCSHLFHRQFSFPSNLGMSGEMGSSNGACRFDRAHSFNDDGFRQGYSTSSDNHFDTLREFIPHANPLPYANGQIDGLVPTQWPTPSSDPSLLGMRNTDVDSYPYYNQDYSNLACGINGYTVFRPSNGY